From Aegilops tauschii subsp. strangulata cultivar AL8/78 chromosome 5, Aet v6.0, whole genome shotgun sequence:
TGGCGCAGGAGCACCGCCGGCCGTCGGCAGTGGTCGCTGGCGGTCCGGCCGTTGATCCGTGGGGGCGGTTGGAGAAGAAGCCGTCGGGAGGTTGAAAAGAGGATCCGGTTGTTCGTTTTGCATCCGACGGCTGGAAAGAATGGACTAACCCAGTTTAAGTTTCCATCAGACGTACACCTAACCACTCCCTTTTCTTTAAAACAACTAAGACCAAATGTCTCAATCCATTAATTAAGACAATAATATTTCATTAATTGGCGGAAAAAACAGACCAAAACTATTGCTATGTGAACAACATAGTGCATCACCGTCTGCCTTGGCTACACATCCAAGAGGACCCAGCACCATCGACGGGAGAAGAGCCACAAGGTTGTTTGTAACTGTCATCGTCATTACTTTTCTCTGCGCAAATGACTCTTGACTCCATCACAGCAACAACAAAGTCTTCACCGCAACAATTGCACCTCATCGTCGTCACTTCTCGCCACGTGAATGGCCCGTGACTCCATATCACCGCAACAACAAAATCATCACCGCAAAAATTTTATATATGGCAGCACACGTGACTTTGATAACGATGTCACACCCCATGATGGTATCAGGCCCAACTGGGTGTTTTAGACTATACCATTCCCTGAAACCATGTAAGTGTCACTTGATTGCACTGTTGAAGATGTGTGAATCTTTTCCTACAAATCAAATATATGTACTTACAACGCAATTACATCTTATTATTTCTCATTATTGGCCTATATAATGTATGGTTTCAATATTTTACATTGGAAATTTATTAATTTTCATTTCACACAAGATTTGCAAATGCAGACTGTCAAGAGTGTCAATATACATTATAGCAAACTGAAAAGCACGCTAAGCCACGCATAAAAAGACCAAACATTTTGTAACCTATTACACACCCTCCACCCCAAATTGAGGCATAATTTCTTTGTGAAGCAACCTAAATATCATAGCCCTTGCTTACTTTGGAGGCATGTCATGCAAACACTATAGGAGGCATTGCAATCAAGTTTAGTTGATCAGCAATGCTGTATGTGCGACTAATTTCCATCCAACACTCGTACGGTTAGAGATGATTCAATTTGTAGGCCATAGTATGCAACTTCTTTTTTACTGTCTGGTGGGACAATCGTCAGACAAAAAACCGTCATATGCATAGCAGGTTCGTTAGTTGATACATGAGAACAATACCACGCGAGCATATATATATTCTCGCCAAATACAGTGTATTCTTGGTGTAGCCAAATAGATCAGAAAACAGTTGTGGTGCCAACATAGAGCGAAAAGACTTCTGGGCCCCTTCACCAAGACCCAAAAAATATCATAGCCCTTGCTTACATTGGAGGCATGTCATGCACAACCCTCAGGCCACCCCTGTAGTTAAACATTTGTTAAATGATGCTAAATCGTCATGCTAACATCCTTTATCTTGATTATCGTAAGTCGGAATAATGCAACGACACGAGTTCACATAATAAAAACTTGATTTTGAGTGGCATCTTAAGCTAACATGCATACTTAGAGTGAAATCTATCATGTATCTCCAATGGCCGAGCACGTACACTGGACACTGAATGTACCCATCGCATTTGAGTGAAATCTATCATGTATCTCCAATGGCTGAGCATGTACACTGGACACTGAATGTACCCATCGCATTTGAGTGAAATCTATCATGTATCTCCAATGCTCCCGTGATAGGGTGATTTTGTCGACTCTAAGCACAATCTCATGCCAATTCGTCAAATATTGTCTCATAATGGTTTGTGGAAAATAGACACTCAAACTAGTCTTGATGAGAAGTTGTGCTTATTTTAATTGAAAAGTGGAAATATGCATGAGTATAATTATTTTTTTGAGCAAAAGAGAGGCTTTCCCTCTTCGATTTCATATAAAGAAACCCACATCTAGTAGCATAATCTCCTTACATGACACGCAACGAACTAAGGCAACTAGACTAATAAAAAATACCATACCTGAGTATATAGATATATGGTTGTTTCTTAATATTTTATTCTGATCGTCTTCAAGATATTTTGCAGCACATATCACGGAATGACTATGAATATTAATTATAGTGATTTTTATAAGATAGTCACAATAGTTGAATAAGAGAACCAGAGCAAATAGTATTCTCTATCTTGATTATCCATAAAGAAACAACTAATGCCATATGGCATTGACTGAATAGCACATCCTTCTCTTTCGAACGTTTCTCGTCCGGCATTTCATATCCTAAGGCAATTGCATACAAAGGCGGACTATATCTTAAGAGCACTGACAGCTTCATTAATTAATAACCAAATGAAATGAATCTTTGATTGAAGAAAATTTCCAGGGGCACAAACACAAATTCACAACGATGTACTAACATCAAGAATAACAACACACACAACACACAACGCAACACTCTCGATCGCTCACATAAAAATGCTCGGCTATATGTAAAGAGGACGGAATGGGACTGTGCCACCGTGGCCCTAGAGCACGAGCACGGCCGCGGCGAGGGCGGTGACTACCACAGCTGCCACACCAAAGCGCGCCTGCAGCTTGCCGGCGGGGTTGGTCGGGGCTGGCTGGGGAGTCGGCGGGGCGGTCTCGAGGATGGTGATCTTGAGCTTCATGCCGTTCTGGCAGTGCTGGCCGACGGCACAGAAGAACCACTTGCGTCCGGCCTTGTCGAGCGTGACCCGGTCCTCGCCGGTGGTCAAGACGACGGCGTTGGCCGGCTTGGTGCACGAGAGGAAGTCCGGCCCGCCCACCTCCACCAGATTGTGGGCGGGGCTGTTGTACTTGAACACTGCAATATAGGTAACACGATAGCGCGCGGCGAGCAGTTTAGTTTCCGAAGAAACCAAGACATAGAGCGCGCCGTGTTGTGAAGCATGGCGAGATGCATGCGCGGCGGGTGGTTGGGTTAATGGTTGTGTGATTGCTTACCTAGCGTGTCGCCGGCGACGAACTGCTTGGTCTCGGCCCAGGCGGTGTAGTTGAAGTTGAGGGTCCAGCCCTTGTCGTCGCCGACCATGTGCTCCGTGGCGACGGCGAGCCCCGGGAG
This genomic window contains:
- the LOC109760865 gene encoding blue copper protein 1a-like encodes the protein MASKQMLVAVFAAAALAVAFLPGLAVATEHMVGDDKGWTLNFNYTAWAETKQFVAGDTLVFKYNSPAHNLVEVGGPDFLSCTKPANAVVLTTGEDRVTLDKAGRKWFFCAVGQHCQNGMKLKITILETAPPTPQPAPTNPAGKLQARFGVAAVVVTALAAAVLVL